A single window of Rhizobium sp. CCGE531 DNA harbors:
- a CDS encoding ABC transporter ATP-binding protein yields MASGTDLLRIENLDVSFSLYGDNLRVVKNAGLRVLPGKVTALVGESGSGKSIISQSIMGILPTPATATGRILFTDPLDGETTDLLQLPRDGVAMRRLRGARMAKIFQEPMTSLSPLHTVGNQISEVLRIHSPGSSRAEQREKTEEMLNLVGFQDPYHTFDMYPFELSGGMRQRAMIAMALICNPALLIADEPTTALDVTIQAQILGLLRNLQQTFNMAMLLITHDLGVVANMADEVVVIYHGEIMEAGPVETIFRQPQHRYLKALMSAVPHFDMKPGERLKSLRDVPVNLGTFSGKKKLIGHGAPAAGTAPDVLLSVRNLTKTYTSKAGGLFGRRDGTKFRAVDNVSFDIRRGECLGLVGESGCGKTTVSKILMRGITADSGSVSFDDGSGKIDVLSVRGDELMDLRTKIQMVFQDPVSSLSPRMTIRNILSEPLEIHGHGDSAERKEKVEALMQAIGLDKHFLSRYPHSFSGGQRQRIGIARALALGPKLLILDEPVSALDVSVQAQILNLLKDLQKELGLTYLFISHNLAVVDYMADRIAVMARGRIVEIAPREIILRDPVHPYTRSLLAAVPFPDLDRPLDFSALNSEGPAAKQKWGPQFSEGADGELAYADLGGGHFVRARRGVEAQELRKW; encoded by the coding sequence ATGGCGTCAGGGACTGATCTACTGCGTATCGAGAACCTCGACGTCTCGTTTTCCCTTTACGGGGACAATCTGCGCGTCGTCAAAAATGCAGGTTTGAGAGTGCTTCCCGGCAAGGTCACGGCACTCGTGGGCGAGTCCGGCTCCGGCAAATCCATTATCAGCCAGTCGATCATGGGCATTCTGCCGACGCCGGCGACTGCGACGGGGCGGATTCTTTTTACCGACCCGCTCGACGGCGAGACCACCGATCTTCTCCAACTGCCGCGTGACGGCGTCGCCATGCGCAGGCTGCGCGGCGCGCGCATGGCCAAGATATTCCAGGAGCCGATGACGTCGCTGTCGCCGTTGCATACGGTGGGCAACCAGATCAGCGAAGTGCTCCGCATTCACAGCCCTGGCAGCAGCAGGGCGGAGCAGCGCGAGAAGACGGAGGAAATGCTGAACCTCGTCGGCTTTCAGGATCCTTACCATACCTTCGACATGTATCCTTTCGAGCTCTCCGGCGGCATGCGCCAGCGTGCGATGATCGCGATGGCGCTGATCTGCAATCCGGCGCTTCTGATTGCCGATGAACCGACGACCGCGCTTGACGTCACCATCCAGGCGCAAATTCTCGGTTTGCTGCGCAATCTCCAGCAGACATTCAACATGGCGATGCTCCTGATCACCCATGATCTCGGCGTCGTCGCGAATATGGCCGACGAGGTCGTCGTCATCTACCACGGCGAGATCATGGAGGCCGGGCCGGTCGAAACGATCTTCCGCCAGCCGCAGCATCGTTATTTGAAGGCCCTGATGTCGGCGGTGCCGCATTTCGACATGAAACCCGGGGAGCGGTTGAAGTCCTTGCGGGATGTCCCCGTCAATCTCGGCACCTTCTCCGGCAAGAAGAAGCTGATCGGCCACGGCGCACCAGCCGCCGGCACGGCGCCCGATGTCCTGCTCAGCGTGCGCAACCTGACCAAGACCTATACATCGAAGGCTGGCGGACTGTTCGGCAGGCGGGACGGCACGAAGTTCCGCGCGGTCGATAATGTCAGCTTCGATATCCGCCGCGGCGAATGTCTTGGCCTGGTCGGCGAGAGCGGCTGCGGCAAGACGACAGTGAGCAAGATCCTCATGCGCGGCATCACGGCCGACAGCGGTTCCGTCAGCTTCGACGATGGCAGCGGCAAGATCGACGTGCTTTCCGTCAGGGGCGACGAATTGATGGATCTGCGCACGAAGATACAGATGGTCTTCCAGGATCCGGTTTCGTCCCTTTCTCCACGCATGACGATCCGCAATATCCTGAGCGAGCCCCTGGAGATCCATGGGCATGGCGACAGTGCCGAGCGCAAGGAGAAAGTCGAGGCGCTGATGCAGGCGATCGGCCTCGACAAGCATTTTCTCAGCCGCTACCCGCACAGTTTCTCCGGCGGCCAGCGCCAGCGTATCGGCATTGCGCGCGCCCTGGCACTTGGGCCGAAGCTTCTCATCCTGGATGAACCGGTCTCGGCGCTCGACGTGTCCGTTCAGGCGCAAATCCTGAACCTCCTCAAGGACTTGCAAAAGGAACTCGGCCTGACCTACCTGTTCATCTCGCACAATCTCGCCGTGGTCGACTACATGGCCGACAGGATCGCGGTCATGGCGCGGGGACGCATCGTCGAAATCGCGCCGCGCGAAATCATTCTGCGTGATCCTGTCCACCCCTATACGCGCTCGTTGCTCGCCGCCGTCCCGTTCCCCGATCTCGACCGGCCGCTGGATTTCTCCGCCTTGAACAGCGAGGGACCGGCAGCCAAACAGAAATGGGGACCGCAATTCTCTGAAGGTGCGGACGGAGAACTTGCCTATGCTGATCTGGGGGGCGGCCATTTCGTCCGCGCTCGCCGGGGCGTCGAAGCCCAGGAGCTGCGCAAATGGTAA
- a CDS encoding adenylate/guanylate cyclase domain-containing protein codes for MMTIRSSVSDILLDKVAEWLTQAALTGENLETILRGFCERMAATGMPLIRVHLTFSMLHPLYDALGFTWRRAGGLTIEGYRHVNDKPERFMQSPYYYLLSNNLLHLRRRIDVDGAAEFPIFEDLRKEKVTDYLAFVQTFGAGSVQGMMGSWSTDSLGGFSEEMIGALMRMQNHLAMAAKMAVLGKLANNMLTTYLGGDAGNRVLNGQVRRGDGETIRAALVMGDMRQSTVYAEKEGRQAYIDTLNEFFDAIAAPFNRNGGEILSFLGDGFLAVYPCGRHKDPSKVACEAALSAVFEAQRRVTALNKDRQSRNLSEVRYGIGLHVGNVMFGNVGLKDRLTFSAFGAAVNEVERLQSLTKKYATEVVASQAFSGYTDCEWGTLGEEKLRGVRQRFTVVSPMAAAVTNGIAEVFHDTAADGLSEAEQVILLHRDAKKFEGRVQVENLIQ; via the coding sequence ATAATGACTATTCGTTCGAGTGTTTCCGATATTCTTCTCGACAAAGTGGCGGAATGGCTGACGCAGGCGGCGTTGACCGGCGAAAACCTCGAGACCATCTTGCGGGGCTTCTGCGAGCGCATGGCGGCGACGGGAATGCCGCTCATTCGCGTGCATCTCACCTTTTCCATGCTACATCCGCTGTATGACGCCCTCGGCTTTACCTGGCGGCGGGCCGGCGGTCTGACGATCGAAGGCTATCGCCATGTAAACGATAAGCCGGAACGCTTCATGCAGAGCCCTTATTACTATCTCCTGTCCAATAATCTTCTGCATCTGCGTCGTCGGATCGATGTGGACGGAGCCGCGGAGTTTCCGATTTTCGAGGATCTGCGCAAGGAGAAGGTGACCGACTACCTGGCCTTCGTGCAGACCTTCGGGGCCGGCTCGGTCCAGGGCATGATGGGCTCCTGGTCCACCGACAGCCTCGGCGGCTTCAGCGAGGAGATGATCGGAGCGCTGATGCGCATGCAGAACCATCTCGCCATGGCGGCGAAGATGGCGGTTCTGGGTAAGCTCGCCAACAACATGCTGACCACCTATCTCGGCGGCGATGCCGGCAACCGCGTGCTGAACGGGCAGGTCCGCCGCGGCGACGGCGAGACGATCCGCGCGGCGCTGGTCATGGGCGATATGCGGCAATCCACCGTCTATGCCGAGAAGGAGGGGCGACAGGCCTATATCGATACGCTGAACGAATTCTTCGATGCGATCGCGGCGCCCTTCAACCGCAATGGCGGCGAAATCCTGAGCTTTCTCGGCGACGGATTTCTGGCGGTCTATCCCTGCGGGCGGCACAAGGATCCGTCCAAGGTGGCCTGCGAGGCGGCGTTATCGGCCGTCTTCGAGGCGCAGCGCCGCGTTACCGCCCTCAACAAGGATCGCCAATCGCGCAACCTGAGCGAAGTGCGTTACGGAATAGGCCTGCATGTCGGCAATGTCATGTTCGGCAATGTCGGCTTGAAGGATCGGCTGACCTTCTCGGCCTTCGGCGCCGCCGTCAACGAGGTGGAACGGTTGCAGTCCCTGACCAAGAAATATGCGACGGAGGTCGTCGCGAGCCAGGCCTTTTCCGGCTACACCGACTGCGAGTGGGGAACGCTCGGCGAGGAAAAGCTGCGCGGAGTGCGCCAGCGCTTTACCGTGGTCTCTCCGATGGCCGCAGCTGTCACCAATGGTATCGCGGAGGTTTTCCACGATACGGCGGCGGACGGGCTCTCCGAAGCCGAGCAGGTTATCCTGTTGCACAGGGATGCCAAGAAGTTCGAGGGCCGCGTTCAAGTCGAAAACCTGATCCAGTGA
- a CDS encoding DUF3095 domain-containing protein: protein MVEPSKDDFFHKLTGFARFEGVTDSANYQPLPDDWLIAVADIVSSTKAIAAGHYKSVNMAGASVISAVLNALDRGDYPFAFGGDGALVAIPPSGEERVRHALAAVRAWVKEELQLDLRTALVPMTVIRGEGLDVRVARFNPSSYVSYAMFSGGGTSWAERQMKAGNFVVEALSAKVEPDLTGLSCRWNPIEAQNGEIVSIIAIPGDAGNDAGFQRLVADIIAISAEQNRDGHPVPVEGPTPVLSFGGADIEARAVAAPADRWWRKLAIDAQIVLVWVLDKFGVRTATFDAKIYRRDLAANSDFRKFDDGLKMTIDVDAAHLARIEARLLQAEAEGVCRFGLHRQDSALMTCFVPTPLMRDHMHFIDGASGGYAMAATALREKRPPELAAGE, encoded by the coding sequence ATGGTCGAGCCATCCAAAGATGATTTCTTCCATAAGCTCACGGGCTTTGCCCGTTTCGAGGGCGTGACCGACAGCGCCAATTATCAGCCGCTGCCGGACGACTGGCTGATCGCGGTCGCCGATATCGTCAGCTCGACGAAGGCGATTGCCGCCGGCCATTACAAATCCGTCAACATGGCGGGCGCCAGCGTGATTTCCGCCGTGCTCAACGCATTGGACAGAGGCGACTATCCCTTCGCCTTCGGAGGCGACGGCGCATTGGTGGCGATCCCGCCGTCGGGCGAGGAGCGGGTGCGCCATGCGCTGGCGGCCGTTCGGGCGTGGGTAAAGGAGGAACTGCAACTCGATCTGCGCACGGCCCTGGTACCGATGACGGTGATCCGCGGCGAGGGCCTGGACGTGCGGGTCGCCCGCTTCAACCCGAGCAGCTACGTTTCCTATGCCATGTTTTCCGGTGGCGGTACGAGTTGGGCGGAAAGGCAGATGAAGGCAGGGAACTTCGTCGTCGAGGCGCTGTCGGCAAAGGTGGAACCGGATCTGACCGGCCTTTCCTGTCGCTGGAACCCGATCGAGGCGCAAAATGGCGAGATCGTCTCCATCATCGCCATTCCCGGCGATGCCGGCAACGACGCAGGATTCCAGCGGCTTGTCGCCGACATCATCGCCATTTCCGCGGAGCAGAACCGCGACGGCCATCCGGTGCCGGTCGAAGGCCCAACGCCCGTGTTGAGCTTCGGCGGCGCGGATATCGAAGCGCGCGCCGTGGCAGCCCCCGCCGATCGCTGGTGGCGCAAGCTGGCCATCGATGCGCAGATCGTCCTCGTCTGGGTTCTCGACAAGTTCGGCGTCAGGACCGCGACCTTCGATGCCAAGATCTATCGGCGGGACCTTGCCGCAAATTCCGATTTCCGCAAATTCGACGACGGGTTGAAAATGACCATCGACGTCGATGCCGCGCATCTCGCACGCATCGAGGCGCGTCTGCTGCAGGCCGAGGCCGAAGGTGTCTGTCGCTTCGGGCTGCACCGGCAGGACAGTGCCCTGATGACCTGCTTCGTGCCCACCCCGCTCATGCGCGACCATATGCATTTCATCGATGGTGCGAGCGGGGGGTATGCAATGGCGGCTACGGCCTTGCGGGAAAAGAGGCCGCCCGAGCTTGCCGCGGGCGAGTGA
- a CDS encoding class I SAM-dependent methyltransferase, which produces MSRLDSFIRRLSAQRDILNAVADEVRALDGPVLELGLGNGRTFDHLRELFPDRRIIAFDRAANAYGPSMPSADNLILGEIKDTAKSFVGAKASLAHADIGTGYEDKDAVTLTWLPGIMVGVLVSGGIAVSGLPLDHPDLQALPLPATVKERRYFIYRRR; this is translated from the coding sequence ATGAGCCGCCTGGATAGTTTCATTCGCCGCCTGAGCGCGCAGCGCGACATCCTCAACGCCGTTGCCGACGAGGTCAGAGCGCTTGACGGTCCCGTGCTGGAACTGGGGCTCGGCAATGGCCGCACCTTCGACCACCTGCGCGAACTTTTCCCGGATCGCCGCATCATCGCATTCGATCGGGCGGCCAATGCCTACGGCCCTTCCATGCCGTCGGCCGACAACCTCATCCTCGGTGAAATCAAGGATACGGCCAAGAGCTTCGTCGGCGCGAAGGCCTCTCTTGCCCACGCCGATATCGGCACCGGCTACGAGGACAAGGATGCGGTGACCTTGACCTGGCTGCCCGGGATCATGGTCGGCGTGCTCGTTTCAGGCGGGATCGCCGTCAGCGGCCTTCCTCTGGATCATCCAGATCTTCAAGCACTGCCCCTGCCCGCAACCGTCAAGGAAAGGCGCTATTTCATCTATCGGCGTCGCTAA
- a CDS encoding FkbM family methyltransferase: MFDRKMLTRKYWRRAFRRKRDAIATRLFDTRLGRDILVSALGPRVKTMTVDCGDHVLSFSPADYIGRKVFRKGHFERDHVDRLLSVLRERGLVRKGSVLLELGGNIGTQTCYFALSGAYDRIVSVEPDPRNFRLLAINIADNGLQGMVTAVNCAAGDRGGQLDFYLNHKNHGKSSALRQSATDEKISVPVLPVPDILQQAGIDPADIGLIWMDIEGYEPVACRSMQALMARKVPLYMEFTPSFYGKDQAKAFIADLARHYGECLAFFEDGEQTMKVVELPSEGEQFDVLFLR, from the coding sequence ATGTTCGACCGCAAGATGCTGACAAGAAAATACTGGCGCCGCGCATTTCGCAGGAAACGGGATGCGATCGCCACCCGCCTGTTCGACACGCGCCTGGGCCGGGACATCCTCGTCAGCGCGCTCGGCCCGCGCGTCAAGACGATGACGGTGGACTGCGGCGACCATGTCCTGAGCTTCTCGCCGGCCGATTACATCGGCCGCAAGGTGTTTCGCAAAGGGCATTTCGAGCGCGATCATGTCGACCGGCTGCTGAGCGTGCTGCGCGAGCGCGGCCTGGTGCGCAAGGGCTCTGTTCTTCTGGAACTCGGTGGCAATATCGGCACGCAAACCTGCTATTTCGCCCTCAGCGGCGCTTATGACCGCATTGTCAGCGTCGAGCCGGACCCGCGCAATTTCCGGCTGCTGGCGATCAACATTGCCGACAACGGCCTGCAGGGGATGGTAACCGCGGTCAACTGCGCCGCCGGCGATCGCGGCGGGCAGCTCGACTTTTATCTCAATCACAAGAATCACGGCAAAAGCAGCGCATTGCGCCAAAGCGCAACCGACGAGAAAATCTCGGTTCCCGTCCTGCCCGTTCCCGACATTCTGCAGCAGGCCGGCATCGATCCCGCCGATATCGGCCTGATCTGGATGGATATCGAAGGCTATGAGCCGGTCGCATGCCGCTCGATGCAGGCGTTGATGGCGCGCAAGGTGCCGCTCTATATGGAATTTACCCCTAGCTTCTACGGCAAGGATCAGGCCAAGGCTTTCATTGCCGATCTCGCCAGGCACTACGGCGAATGTCTGGCATTTTTCGAAGATGGCGAGCAGACCATGAAAGTCGTCGAACTGCCCAGCGAAGGCGAGCAGTTCGATGTTCTGTTTCTGCGCTGA
- a CDS encoding adenylate/guanylate cyclase domain-containing protein, giving the protein MTIEARKPIMSDRLVRKLRLGSGLIVFAFVIMHLANHALGLISLGVAEHAQHWFMAVWRNPVGTVLLYGALIVHILLVLRMLYRRRTLVMPAGEAFQIVTGLLVPLLLIDHIVGTRIVHEIYGYHDTYRAIVHSLWVTSPVNGVRQSLVLLIVWLHGCIGVHFWLRYRAWYMAIAPVILSFAIVLPVLALLGFAAMGKAVTHEAAQEDERGYKGGYYSDVRSYGEKGSVPGSQMAETLWPYRAGFYGAFSLSIVALFGFRAHRRLRERQYQVAIRYAGGEVVHAPRGFSVLEASRLGGIPHYSVCGGKGQCSTCRVQIIEGAENLPLPEPLEQKTLNRIGATPDVRLACQLRPTGNVSVLPLLTPMAEATIPVYSQTASPGREREIVVFFCDLRHFTSLTESRLPFDIVFLLNRYFAIVGRIIEENGGRMDKFIGDGAMALFGLRTTPKEANRQALKAAAAIVQEIDKLSAELADELAAPLEIAIGLHSGSAVVGSMGYGSVKNVTAIGDTVNVASRLESAAKEFNSALVFSEPVARLSEVDMEGIESREIAVRGRGEPLRVYIVSKETSSRFA; this is encoded by the coding sequence ATGACCATCGAGGCAAGAAAGCCAATCATGTCCGATCGCCTTGTGCGAAAGCTGCGCCTTGGCTCCGGTTTGATCGTATTCGCCTTCGTGATCATGCATCTGGCCAATCATGCCCTCGGGTTGATTTCGCTCGGGGTGGCCGAACACGCGCAACATTGGTTCATGGCGGTCTGGCGCAACCCCGTGGGAACCGTGCTTCTTTATGGAGCGCTGATCGTCCATATTCTGCTCGTGCTGCGGATGCTTTACAGGCGCCGCACGCTCGTCATGCCCGCCGGCGAGGCCTTCCAGATCGTCACGGGCCTGCTGGTGCCGCTGCTCCTGATCGATCACATCGTCGGCACCCGAATCGTGCATGAGATTTACGGCTATCACGACACCTACCGCGCGATCGTGCACAGTCTGTGGGTTACGTCGCCGGTCAACGGTGTGCGCCAGTCATTGGTGCTTCTGATCGTTTGGCTTCATGGCTGCATCGGTGTTCATTTCTGGCTGCGCTATCGTGCCTGGTACATGGCGATCGCGCCCGTGATACTGTCGTTCGCCATCGTTCTGCCGGTTCTTGCCCTGCTCGGCTTTGCCGCAATGGGCAAGGCCGTGACGCACGAGGCTGCCCAGGAAGATGAACGCGGCTACAAAGGCGGCTACTATAGCGACGTGCGAAGCTATGGCGAGAAGGGATCGGTGCCGGGCAGCCAGATGGCCGAGACTCTATGGCCCTATCGCGCCGGGTTCTATGGCGCCTTCAGCCTGTCGATCGTCGCTCTCTTCGGCTTTCGTGCGCATCGCAGATTGCGCGAGCGGCAATATCAGGTCGCCATCCGCTATGCGGGCGGCGAGGTCGTGCACGCGCCGCGCGGCTTCAGCGTGCTCGAAGCGAGCCGCCTTGGCGGCATCCCGCATTACTCGGTTTGCGGCGGCAAGGGCCAGTGCTCCACCTGCCGTGTCCAGATCATCGAGGGCGCGGAAAACCTGCCGCTGCCGGAGCCGCTGGAACAGAAGACCTTGAACCGGATCGGTGCCACGCCGGATGTCAGGCTTGCCTGCCAGCTGCGCCCGACCGGCAATGTCAGCGTCCTCCCGCTCCTGACGCCGATGGCCGAGGCGACGATCCCCGTCTATAGCCAGACCGCCAGCCCCGGCCGCGAGCGCGAGATCGTCGTCTTCTTCTGCGATCTGCGCCATTTCACCTCGCTGACGGAATCGCGCCTGCCCTTCGACATCGTCTTCCTGCTCAACCGCTATTTCGCCATCGTCGGCCGCATCATCGAGGAGAATGGCGGCCGTATGGACAAGTTCATCGGCGATGGCGCCATGGCGCTCTTCGGCCTGCGCACCACACCGAAGGAGGCAAACCGGCAGGCATTGAAGGCCGCGGCCGCGATCGTTCAGGAGATCGACAAGCTCAGCGCGGAATTGGCCGACGAGCTGGCCGCTCCGCTTGAAATCGCCATCGGCCTTCACAGCGGCTCGGCCGTGGTCGGTTCGATGGGATATGGCAGCGTCAAGAACGTGACGGCGATCGGCGACACAGTCAATGTCGCCAGCCGCCTGGAAAGCGCCGCCAAGGAATTCAACAGCGCGCTCGTCTTTTCCGAGCCGGTGGCCCGGCTTTCAGAGGTCGATATGGAAGGCATCGAAAGCCGCGAGATTGCCGTTCGAGGCCGCGGCGAGCCCCTGCGGGTCTATATCGTTTCGAAGGAAACGAGCAGCCGCTTTGCCTGA
- a CDS encoding glycosyltransferase family 4 protein yields MKIVFYAPLKSPGHPVPSGDRLMARQIIAALEMAGHQVEVASELRSFTPTPEAAPRMEIARQAEGEVARLVERWQDETAPDLWFTYHPYYKTPDLIGPSIVRRFGIPYVTAEASYSRRHDESGWGKNQRLIADAVRLAAVNLCFTKRDRIGLEDAIPDGRYERFLPFIDAAPFVRSSPDPRRLITVAMLRKGDKFDSYSMLAKALDLIRDRDWTLTIIGDGPMRAEVRSLFSTFDESRIEWLGQRSTAEIAEELATAGLYVWPGCNEAYGLAYLEAQAAGLPVIAQATAGVPEVAMAGKTGLLTPEGDLEAYADAISRLLGDQHQRQAMADAAYSFVHQERSLSAASKRLETILRNYLGDTHYER; encoded by the coding sequence ATGAAGATCGTCTTTTACGCCCCCTTGAAATCTCCCGGCCACCCGGTCCCTTCGGGCGACCGGCTGATGGCGCGCCAGATCATCGCGGCGTTGGAGATGGCAGGACATCAGGTTGAGGTCGCTTCCGAATTGCGAAGCTTCACGCCGACGCCGGAAGCCGCCCCACGCATGGAGATTGCCCGGCAGGCGGAGGGCGAAGTGGCTCGCCTGGTCGAGCGCTGGCAGGACGAGACGGCGCCCGACCTGTGGTTCACTTACCACCCCTATTACAAGACCCCCGATCTCATCGGCCCGTCGATCGTGAGAAGGTTCGGCATTCCCTACGTCACGGCCGAGGCATCCTATTCCCGCCGCCATGATGAAAGCGGCTGGGGTAAAAACCAGCGCCTCATCGCCGACGCCGTACGGCTTGCCGCCGTCAATCTGTGCTTTACCAAAAGGGACCGGATCGGCCTTGAGGATGCGATCCCGGACGGCCGCTACGAGCGCTTCCTGCCCTTCATCGATGCCGCGCCCTTTGTCCGCTCGTCCCCGGATCCGCGGCGGCTGATCACCGTGGCAATGCTGCGCAAGGGCGATAAGTTCGACAGCTACAGCATGCTGGCCAAAGCGCTCGATCTCATCCGCGATCGGGATTGGACCCTCACCATCATCGGCGATGGACCGATGCGGGCCGAGGTAAGGTCGCTGTTTTCCACCTTCGACGAAAGCCGGATAGAGTGGCTCGGGCAACGGTCCACCGCGGAGATCGCTGAGGAGCTTGCGACCGCCGGCCTCTATGTCTGGCCCGGTTGCAACGAGGCTTATGGCCTCGCCTATCTCGAGGCGCAGGCGGCAGGCCTCCCCGTGATCGCGCAGGCGACGGCCGGCGTGCCGGAAGTGGCGATGGCGGGCAAAACCGGATTGCTGACGCCGGAGGGCGATCTGGAGGCCTATGCCGATGCGATTTCGCGGCTTCTCGGCGATCAGCATCAGCGACAGGCCATGGCGGACGCCGCCTACAGCTTCGTTCATCAGGAGCGTTCCTTGAGCGCCGCATCGAAGCGGCTCGAAACCATTCTTCGAAACTATCTGGGAGACACTCATTATGAACGATAG
- a CDS encoding polysaccharide deacetylase family protein, which yields MNDRAEWQPLRDELRRWSAAGRTAKLWFRDDDAIEPTPALDRLLSLSNRFDVPMALAIIPGPTGKPLAERLAGDSRITATVHGWTHQNYAPDDTKKQELGLHRPKAVVLDELHRGFDKLQALYPAQFVPLLVPPWNRIDDGLLPHLEPFGYRAVSVFGLAKQAPIGLVNTHIDIMRWHGVRGGLPHAEVIGRLVEELQNRFDGNDEPIGVMTHHLVHDDLAWDFVTALFAETAGHAAIEWRPVGNFIH from the coding sequence ATGAACGATAGAGCCGAGTGGCAGCCCCTGCGCGACGAGTTGCGGCGCTGGAGCGCGGCCGGGCGAACGGCGAAGCTATGGTTCCGCGACGACGACGCCATCGAGCCGACCCCTGCCCTCGATCGACTTCTATCGCTTTCCAATCGGTTCGACGTGCCCATGGCACTCGCGATCATTCCGGGGCCAACGGGCAAGCCTCTGGCCGAACGGCTGGCGGGCGATAGCCGCATCACGGCGACAGTGCATGGCTGGACGCATCAGAACTATGCTCCTGATGACACCAAGAAGCAGGAGCTCGGCCTGCATCGGCCAAAGGCTGTCGTGCTTGATGAGCTTCATCGCGGCTTCGACAAGCTGCAAGCCCTTTATCCCGCGCAGTTCGTCCCGCTGCTGGTGCCGCCGTGGAACCGGATCGACGATGGGCTGCTGCCGCATCTCGAACCCTTCGGCTATCGTGCTGTCTCGGTCTTCGGGCTGGCTAAACAGGCACCTATTGGCTTGGTCAACACGCATATCGACATCATGAGATGGCACGGTGTGCGTGGAGGCTTGCCGCATGCTGAAGTGATCGGGCGCCTCGTGGAAGAACTCCAGAACCGCTTCGATGGCAATGACGAGCCGATCGGCGTGATGACCCACCATCTCGTCCACGATGATCTCGCCTGGGATTTCGTCACGGCACTGTTTGCGGAAACGGCCGGCCATGCCGCCATCGAATGGCGGCCGGTCGGCAATTTCATCCACTAG
- a CDS encoding tyrosine-type recombinase/integrase: MAEMSPLRRRMIEDMTVRNLSPATQRSYISAVRKFSRYFARSPDRLDLDDIRSFQVYLVSTGISWASLNQIVCALRFFYGITLGQDDVPERIPYAREPRKLPVILSADEVVQFLEAVSSLKARVALTTAYAAGLRVGEVCGLKVEDVDSSRMVMHVRHGKGAKARYVMLSTELLGILRSYWRLSRPTAFLFPGRDADKPIEPTVLNAACRSAVAATGLSKRVTVHTLRHSFATHLLENGTDIRIIQVLLGHAHLSSTAHYTQVSTDTIRSTASPLDLLQLEVTPPGS; this comes from the coding sequence ATGGCTGAGATGAGCCCTCTTCGCCGCCGGATGATTGAGGACATGACGGTCCGCAATTTGTCCCCGGCGACCCAACGATCCTACATCAGTGCAGTCCGGAAGTTCAGCCGCTATTTCGCCCGATCGCCTGATCGGCTCGATCTTGACGATATTCGTAGCTTCCAGGTTTACCTCGTCTCAACCGGGATATCCTGGGCATCGTTGAACCAGATTGTATGCGCTCTTCGGTTTTTCTATGGGATCACTCTGGGTCAGGACGATGTCCCCGAGCGGATCCCGTACGCGCGCGAGCCACGGAAACTTCCTGTTATTCTGTCGGCGGACGAAGTGGTGCAATTTCTTGAGGCCGTCTCCAGTCTGAAGGCGCGCGTGGCGCTGACTACGGCTTATGCTGCTGGCCTCAGGGTCGGTGAGGTCTGCGGACTGAAGGTCGAGGATGTCGACAGCTCCCGCATGGTGATGCATGTTCGCCATGGTAAAGGCGCCAAAGCCCGATACGTTATGCTGTCGACAGAACTGCTCGGCATCCTGCGCAGCTATTGGCGTCTATCGCGCCCCACGGCATTCCTTTTTCCAGGGCGTGATGCCGACAAACCGATCGAACCGACAGTCTTGAATGCCGCTTGCCGATCGGCGGTTGCCGCAACGGGTCTTTCAAAACGCGTCACCGTTCATACGTTGCGGCATTCCTTTGCCACTCACCTACTGGAGAATGGCACTGACATCCGGATCATCCAGGTCCTGCTCGGCCATGCCCATCTGTCGAGCACGGCACACTATACGCAGGTTTCCACCGACACGATCCGATCAACAGCCAGCCCACTTGATCTGTTGCAGCTGGAGGTGACGCCGCCGGGATCGTAA